A stretch of the Hydra vulgaris chromosome 09, alternate assembly HydraT2T_AEP genome encodes the following:
- the LOC100202916 gene encoding interferon regulatory factor 2-binding protein-like B, whose translation MEYLYWTKNMSTTRFQRQQCYLCDCPRAPWAILNDFSEPICRGCCNYEGPERIETVIDYVRSLRKGWDQQVRALKPNMNSTGTSIGSTPSPSGHSNGSMETNVSIANNAYSFSQYNGMPQQLDHFRFLHNVKSEHHVPPENHAGENFNQKNVFAVPNESSINQTSQVAPLNSRNVDDTHDEHRRFLTSLAVNNTKDNHVRVPIIHRPEYSEYPDIVRETLEVLNSCVPFDIRFKKDHNHIGRVFLFEAAPRPGTTSPNEFELKIHIEYPRGSENFCQSASSVAKQMYQDSMKDYSRGLSSGFKYLEYEIHGNEWRLLGDLLPEQIRIFKEPIGRVFLPMRLIDYPIFHSMLGPPLPGNSKYRPKRKADDVEVIGAPSRAPRRTYKEREDEQIQRHLWMQSQVDALRLSMAHLTGTPEDAIHLNSIRSGNMLDLHHHTTPHTPLTPHTPLTPNSQNLGVPHQPSPKPWGVSASMAALISAASAETNGNSKEPRKLLPESSKSKSPLHEKSPHHEKEILEIKDNLKSEEINEHKEDNLNKKANMKNASKIKCSICEDWLDDSHFVQCPSVPAHKFCFPCSKDSIKKQGFGSDVFCPSGKQCPLIGNNLPWAFMQSEIQTILATKPRSRVSLKEESIEDKS comes from the coding sequence ATGGAATATTTATATTGGACCAAAAATATGAGCACAACCAGATTTCAACGTCAACAATGCTATCTTTGTGATTGCCCTAGAGCCCCTTGGGCTATTTTAAACGATTTTAGCGAACCCATTTGTCGTGGATGCTGTAACTATGAAGGCCCTGAACGCATTGAAACTGTTATAGATTATGTTCGATCTTTAAGGAAAGGCTGGGATCAGCAAGTTAGAGCATTAAAACCAAACATGAATTCTACTGGAACATCTATTGGATCAACTCCAAGTCCCAGTGGTCACTCAAATGGATCAATGGAGACTAATGTGAGTATAGCTAATAATGCTTATTCTTTTTCTCAATATAATGGTATGCCACAACAGCTAGACCATTTTCGTTTTTTACACAATGTGAAAAGTGAACATCATGTTCCACCTGAAAATCATGCAGGTGAAAActtcaatcaaaaaaatgtttttgcagtTCCTAATGAATCTTCTATTAACCAAACATCTCAAGTTGCTCCTTTAAACTCTCGAAATGTTGATGATACTCATGATGAACATCGTCGATTTTTAACTAGTCTTGCTGTGAACAATACCAAAGATAATCATGTTAGAGTTCCAATTATACATAGACCGGAATATTCTGAATACCCTGATATTGTTAGAGAAACTTTAGAAGTGTTAAATTCATGTGTACCATTTGATATACGTTTTAAAAAGGATCATAATCACATTGgtcgtgtttttttatttgaagctgCGCCAAGACCAGGTACAACTTCACCAAACGAATTTGAACTTAAAATTCATATTGAATATCCTCGTGGATCTGAAAACTTTTGTCAAAGTGCTTCTTCGGTTGCAAAACAAATGTATCAAGATTCTATGAAAGATTATAGCAGAGGGCTTTCTTCAGGTTTTAAATATCTGGAATATGAGATCCATGGTAATGAATGGAGATTACTTGGTGATTTGCTTCCTGAGCAAATTCGTATATTTAAAGAACCTATTGGTCGGGTGTTTTTACCAATGCGGTTAATTGATTACCCTATATTTCACTCAATGCTAGGGCCCCCACTGCCTGGTAATTCTAAGTATCGGCCTAAAAGAAAAGCTGACGATGTTGAAGTAATTGGAGCTCCCTCTCGAGCTCCTCGGCGCACATACAAAGAAAGGGAGGACGAGCAAATTCAAAGACATTTATGGATGCAGTCTCAAGTTGATGCGTTAAGACTTTCAATGGCACATTTAACAGGAACCCCTGAAGATGCAATACATCTTAATTCAATTCGTTCTGGTAATATGCTTGATCTCCACCACCACACAACACCCCATACACCTTTAACACCCCATACACCTTTAACACCAAACAGCCAAAATCTAGGAGTGCCTCATCAACCATCTCCTAAACCATGGGGTGTGTCAGCTTCGATGGCAGCATTAATAAGTGCTGCTAGTGCAGAGACAAACGGAAATTCAAAGGAGCCTAGAAAACTGTTGCCAGAAAGTAGTAAATCCAAATCTCCATTGCATGAAAAATCTCCTCATCATGAAAAAGAGATACTCGAAATAAAAGATAACTTAAAATCAGAGGAAATAAATGAACATAAAGAAgacaatctaaataaaaaagcaaatatgaaGAATGCAAGTAAAATAAAGTGTAGTATTTGTGAAGATTGGTTGGATGATTCTCATTTTGTGCAATGTCCTTCTGTACCAGctcataaattttgttttccatGTTCAAAAGATAGTATTAAGAAACAAGGTTTTGGAAGTGATGTTTTTTGCCCAAGTGGTAAACAGTGTCCACTTATTGGTAACAATCTCCCTTGGGCTTTTATGCAAAGTGAAATACAAACAATTCTAGCAACAAAACCACGTTCTAGAGTATCTCTTAAAGAAGAAAGTATAGAAgataaatcttaa